A portion of the Lysinibacillus timonensis genome contains these proteins:
- the dnaI gene encoding primosomal protein DnaI yields MSKIEPISDAMKRIGVSIPSFQERLEKMKQDTLNHPDIQKLLSEYNLEVTDEFINQNLSTFYEYINQSHTCCGAQGTGQCTNYLNGFVPTISVRNQGVELNYIPCQEKIIEDEQREVQRMLKSFHMSPDILNASLENMDMNTKSRLQIAEFASDFISIYTATNELPRKGLYLHGLYGTGKTYILGALANEFIKLKIQTAIVFVPEFFRELKSSFEDGTYEEKVDFIKKVPILMLDDLGAEANTEWTRDEVLSSILNYRMNNHLPLFVSSNLNYEELGRFYSRITKGDIDPLKANRIVQRVIAMTHEFELVGPSKRQ; encoded by the coding sequence GTGAGTAAAATCGAACCCATAAGTGATGCAATGAAAAGAATAGGAGTGAGTATCCCTTCATTCCAAGAACGATTAGAAAAGATGAAACAGGATACTTTAAATCACCCTGACATTCAAAAGCTACTAAGTGAATATAACCTAGAAGTAACTGATGAATTTATCAATCAAAACTTGTCAACTTTTTACGAATACATCAATCAATCACATACTTGCTGTGGGGCACAGGGTACAGGACAATGTACAAATTATTTAAATGGGTTTGTCCCAACGATTTCCGTTAGAAATCAGGGGGTTGAATTGAATTATATTCCATGTCAGGAAAAGATAATTGAAGACGAGCAACGTGAAGTTCAGCGTATGTTAAAAAGCTTCCATATGTCACCAGATATTCTTAATGCTAGTCTAGAGAATATGGATATGAATACAAAATCTCGTTTACAGATTGCAGAATTTGCTTCAGACTTCATTAGCATATATACAGCAACAAACGAATTACCTAGAAAAGGTCTTTATTTGCATGGTCTTTATGGCACAGGTAAAACCTATATTCTAGGTGCTTTAGCAAATGAGTTTATTAAGCTTAAGATTCAAACAGCTATTGTGTTTGTGCCTGAATTTTTTAGAGAATTAAAATCCAGTTTTGAAGATGGTACTTATGAAGAGAAAGTTGACTTTATTAAGAAAGTACCAATCTTGATGCTAGATGATCTAGGTGCTGAAGCAAACACTGAGTGGACCCGAGATGAAGTACTAAGTTCAATTCTAAATTATCGGATGAATAATCACTTGCCGTTATTTGTATCCTCGAATTTAAATTATGAGGAATTAGGAAGATTCTATAGTCGCATAACAAAAGGTGATATTGATCCATTAAAAGCTAATCGAATTGTTCAAAGAGTAATTGCCA
- a CDS encoding spore germination protein, which translates to MLFKKRNEKNENSQPDNHIPSSNLMEKTKTIQMTVNLEENLQAIESIFGKDNDFAQREFVIFGSIPSIILYLNSISDKESISKEIIKPLTQRIRQTNEKESLLQQDIKTTLLMETLYHADVKTENRLAEVINALLRGKAILFVEGLSDAFLIDTFKTDKRSITQPETEQVIRGPRDGFIENIQTNTALIRSRLPIPEFRVKAMEIGTLTKSNVAICYIDGITNEALVKEVKKRLLTIDVDRILDAGYLEQFIQDNPRSPFPQIKSTERPDVVVGNLVEGRVAILVDGSPFVLIAPATFNQFYQTSEDYNERFIMASIIRFVRIVALFFSLIMPSLYVAIISYHPELIPTAFAVAVTSGRAGVPFPAVVEVFLMEAAMEILREATVRMPKQVGGALSIVGVLVVGQAAVEAGFVSPITVVVIALTSIGSFATPAYNMAIGFRMMRFPLLVLTGIFGFYGLMLGLLFVGNHIISLKSFGVPYLSPIAPGNFGGLKDTIFRAPLNWLLDRPEELQTRNKRRIKPYDSYPSNPLLPQKKEGEDMN; encoded by the coding sequence TTGCTATTTAAAAAAAGGAACGAAAAAAACGAGAACTCTCAACCTGATAATCACATTCCATCTAGCAATTTAATGGAAAAGACTAAAACAATCCAAATGACTGTGAACTTAGAAGAGAATCTTCAAGCAATTGAAAGTATATTTGGGAAGGATAACGATTTCGCTCAGAGAGAATTTGTCATTTTCGGTAGCATACCATCAATCATTTTATATCTAAATAGTATTTCAGATAAAGAGTCAATTAGTAAAGAAATTATAAAACCTTTAACACAACGGATTAGGCAAACAAATGAAAAAGAATCACTTCTACAACAAGATATAAAAACTACGTTATTAATGGAAACACTTTATCATGCGGATGTGAAAACTGAAAATAGGCTTGCAGAAGTCATCAATGCGCTCCTGCGCGGGAAAGCCATTTTGTTTGTTGAGGGGCTGAGCGATGCATTTCTAATAGATACTTTTAAAACAGATAAACGTAGTATAACCCAACCAGAAACAGAACAGGTTATACGTGGTCCTAGAGACGGGTTTATCGAAAATATACAAACGAATACAGCACTTATTCGCTCTCGTTTGCCTATCCCCGAATTCCGTGTAAAAGCAATGGAAATTGGAACATTAACAAAGTCTAATGTAGCTATTTGTTACATAGATGGAATTACAAATGAAGCATTAGTTAAGGAAGTGAAGAAGAGATTATTAACCATTGACGTTGATCGAATTTTAGATGCAGGCTATTTAGAACAATTTATACAAGATAATCCTCGTTCCCCATTTCCGCAAATTAAAAGTACAGAAAGACCTGATGTTGTAGTTGGGAATTTAGTAGAAGGCAGAGTTGCTATTTTAGTGGATGGTTCACCTTTTGTATTGATTGCACCTGCAACTTTTAATCAATTTTATCAAACAAGTGAAGATTACAATGAACGTTTTATTATGGCTAGTATTATACGTTTTGTTCGGATAGTAGCATTATTCTTTTCTTTAATAATGCCATCTCTATATGTGGCGATTATTTCATATCATCCTGAACTTATTCCAACCGCATTTGCCGTTGCGGTAACAAGCGGAAGAGCAGGAGTTCCATTTCCAGCAGTAGTCGAAGTATTTTTAATGGAAGCAGCAATGGAAATTCTTCGTGAAGCTACCGTACGAATGCCAAAACAAGTAGGTGGAGCCCTATCTATAGTTGGTGTTCTTGTTGTAGGACAAGCTGCCGTAGAGGCAGGTTTTGTTTCACCTATTACCGTTGTCGTCATTGCATTAACATCTATTGGCTCCTTTGCAACTCCAGCTTATAATATGGCAATTGGTTTTCGTATGATGAGATTTCCACTTTTAGTGTTAACAGGCATATTCGGGTTCTACGGACTTATGTTAGGGTTACTATTTGTAGGTAATCACATCATTTCATTAAAATCTTTTGGTGTCCCATATTTAAGTCCAATTGCTCCAGGGAATTTCGGAGGACTTAAAGATACAATTTTTAGAGCTCCTTTAAACTGGTTATTAGATCGTCCAGAGGAACTTCAAACAAGAAACAAGCGACGTATTAAGCCGTATGATTCTTATCCTAGCAACCCTCTATTACCGCAAAAGAAAGAGGGGGAGGATATGAACTGA
- a CDS encoding endospore germination permease, which translates to MEPKQITTFQCIAIVMNSTIGISVLALPRVASEKVGSGAFLVTCIAMIISITSVFLIAQLSKRFPRVSIIQYGQKLISKPLGKLFGLFLIVYFLMLTGLVIREFGEVMNASLLQETPMSATILSMLILVAVATRNNHTTIAYMHSFYLMLIVIPILLMVIFAFQDIDPRHLKPFLGNDTTFLDFLDGGLSVAGLPFIHIGVFIILIIAPYMIDTKKVMRGSMWGIGFSACILLIATGVTVAVFGSEEIDNSLWPMLVLTRMTELPVAILERLDILFLVVWIVSAFTTILSGYLIALELSSQLFKLRSHSVLSYLFLPLVFVLSLYPQNVLHTYELIDIIGKWGILLTVGYPILLLLISYARKKGGEPL; encoded by the coding sequence ATGGAACCTAAACAAATAACAACATTTCAATGTATTGCAATTGTAATGAATAGTACGATAGGGATAAGTGTGTTAGCCTTACCACGGGTTGCAAGTGAAAAAGTTGGATCTGGTGCTTTTTTAGTTACTTGTATTGCGATGATTATTAGCATTACAAGTGTATTTCTAATTGCACAATTATCGAAACGGTTTCCAAGGGTATCTATTATTCAATATGGTCAAAAGTTAATAAGTAAGCCATTAGGGAAATTATTTGGACTTTTTCTAATTGTTTACTTTTTAATGCTAACTGGACTTGTTATTAGAGAGTTTGGGGAAGTAATGAATGCCTCTCTCTTACAAGAAACACCAATGAGTGCAACTATTCTATCAATGCTAATTTTAGTAGCAGTTGCGACGAGAAACAATCATACAACGATTGCTTATATGCACTCATTTTATTTAATGCTTATTGTGATTCCCATTCTTTTAATGGTGATATTTGCATTTCAAGATATTGACCCACGGCATTTGAAACCTTTCCTTGGGAATGATACAACCTTTTTGGATTTTCTAGACGGTGGATTATCCGTGGCGGGACTTCCATTTATTCACATTGGTGTTTTTATTATTTTAATCATTGCACCATATATGATTGATACGAAAAAGGTAATGAGAGGAAGTATGTGGGGTATTGGCTTTTCGGCTTGTATACTGTTAATTGCAACTGGTGTTACGGTTGCGGTCTTTGGTTCAGAAGAAATCGATAATTCTCTTTGGCCAATGCTAGTTTTGACACGAATGACAGAATTACCTGTCGCTATTTTAGAGAGGTTAGATATTCTGTTTTTAGTCGTATGGATTGTTTCAGCTTTTACTACTATCTTATCAGGATATTTAATTGCCCTTGAACTATCGAGTCAATTATTTAAATTGCGTAGTCACAGTGTTTTATCTTATTTATTTTTACCCTTAGTATTTGTTTTGTCCCTTTATCCTCAAAATGTACTTCATACTTATGAGTTAATCGACATTATTGGGAAATGGGGAATTCTCTTAACGGTCGGTTATCCTATACTTCTTTTACTTATTTCGTATGCAAGAAAGAAAGGAGGGGAACCATTGTGA
- a CDS encoding glyceraldehyde-3-phosphate dehydrogenase translates to MTVSIAINGFGRIGRMVFRQAIVQNDLNIIAINASYPAETLAHLIKYDTNHGRFEGTIDIEENALIVNGKRVELISERDPLKLPWREMGVDIVIEATGKFNERSKAAMHLEAGAKKVILTAPGKNEDVTIVMGVNDELLDVSQHDVISNASCTTNCLAPVAKVLNDTFGIENGLMTTVHAYTNDQKNIDNPHKDLRRARACAESIIPTSTGAAKALALVLPELQGKLHGMALRVPTPNVSLVDLVVDVQKDVTVEEVNEAFIKASKGAMKGILHFSTEPLVSTDYNTTTYSSTVDGLLTMVMGTRKVKVLAWYDNEWGYSARVVDLTKKVVNALEALVTN, encoded by the coding sequence ATGACAGTTTCGATTGCTATTAATGGGTTTGGTCGTATCGGACGTATGGTTTTCCGTCAAGCTATTGTACAGAACGATTTAAATATAATTGCGATAAATGCTAGCTATCCTGCTGAAACTTTAGCACATTTAATAAAGTATGACACAAATCATGGCAGATTTGAAGGTACTATTGATATTGAAGAAAACGCTTTAATTGTAAATGGAAAACGTGTTGAACTTATTAGTGAACGTGACCCATTAAAATTACCATGGAGAGAAATGGGCGTTGATATCGTCATTGAAGCAACTGGTAAATTTAATGAGCGATCTAAGGCGGCTATGCATTTAGAAGCTGGTGCGAAAAAAGTGATTTTAACTGCCCCAGGTAAAAATGAAGATGTAACAATCGTTATGGGTGTAAATGATGAGTTATTAGATGTTAGTCAACATGATGTTATTTCTAACGCTTCATGTACAACAAACTGTTTAGCCCCTGTAGCAAAAGTATTAAATGATACATTCGGTATTGAAAACGGATTAATGACAACTGTTCATGCTTATACAAATGACCAAAAAAATATCGACAATCCACATAAAGATTTACGACGTGCACGTGCTTGTGCAGAGTCAATCATTCCAACATCAACTGGTGCTGCAAAAGCATTAGCGCTTGTATTACCAGAACTTCAAGGTAAACTACATGGTATGGCTCTACGAGTTCCAACACCTAACGTTTCTTTAGTGGACCTTGTTGTAGATGTTCAAAAAGATGTGACAGTTGAAGAAGTGAATGAAGCGTTTATCAAAGCATCAAAAGGCGCAATGAAAGGTATTTTACACTTCTCCACTGAACCGTTAGTATCTACTGATTACAATACAACGACTTATTCATCAACAGTTGATGGATTATTAACGATGGTAATGGGTACTAGAAAAGTAAAAGTATTAGCTTGGTACGATAACGAGTGGGGTTACTCTGCACGAGTTGTCGATTTAACTAAAAAGGTTGTCAACGCTTTAGAAGCACTAGTAACAAATTAA
- the nrdR gene encoding transcriptional regulator NrdR, which translates to MRCPACQFNGTRVVDSRPVDDNKEIRRRRECESCGYRFTTFEKIEETPLIVVKKDGSREEFSREKILRGLIRACEKRPVPLNTLDEIVMKIEKDLRRIGNPEVRSEDVGEMVMDELATVDEVAYVRFASVYRQFKDINVFINELKDLLHRQTDVNK; encoded by the coding sequence ATGAGATGTCCAGCTTGTCAATTTAACGGTACACGTGTTGTGGATTCTAGACCAGTTGATGACAATAAAGAAATTCGGAGACGTCGTGAATGTGAGTCATGTGGATATCGGTTTACTACGTTTGAAAAAATTGAAGAGACGCCATTGATTGTCGTGAAAAAGGATGGCTCTAGAGAAGAATTTAGCAGGGAAAAGATATTGCGTGGTCTTATTCGAGCGTGTGAAAAAAGACCAGTTCCATTAAATACATTAGATGAAATTGTCATGAAGATAGAAAAAGATTTAAGACGAATAGGCAATCCTGAAGTACGCTCAGAAGATGTAGGAGAAATGGTTATGGACGAACTAGCAACTGTGGATGAGGTTGCCTATGTACGTTTTGCTTCAGTTTATCGCCAATTTAAAGATATTAATGTCTTTATCAATGAATTAAAAGATTTACTACATCGTCAAACAGATGTAAATAAATAA
- a CDS encoding DnaD domain protein yields MVHLYKELQPADHFEISLPHHLSTNERQLLTLFYQPLTGPEPVSLYLTLWAEGEDVTNSIFNHYHLMNVLDMPIGKVFEARIALEAIGLLRTYRKDEEDGRYFLYELERPLDAQSFFQDPLLSMFLFSKIGEQAYRNLRKRFVKPRKQDLFTEVSRTFVDVYKPVHTNVPKDIIENTSADKQDYPFYYAQFDFNLLMSGLSEQLVPSSAITFEVKESIAKLAFLYHLSPLDMQKVVILALDENLKITDERLKQAALEYYQLTISKDLPKVIKTFEEQQSVQENKNSKEQELIRYYETTSPIEHLKHLNNGKEPTSYIRELVENLFIKHGMNPGVVNVLIDYVMLQTDKKLPKNFVETIADHWNRKNIRTAQEAMEFARLEHDKYNKKSSTSSEVIIPEKTPYDSLNVYEFLRFLNDGKEPFDYIVKIAESLVKYQGMPMPVVNVLMEYVIKQTEGKVSKKFVETIASNWVALNISSSEEAITQIQKTIDEKQTKRELRFNARITKDNIQQYITNSEELDDEYNYYELTPPYEFLKNYYNGNEPFPMTIRTAEDLVIVYGLPIGVVNVLTEYVLTTHNGQFPKRLVDTIASSWRQLGIQTAHAAIDYVLQQKEAKEMHKKLGYVPKITSKSIVKVETVRPEWQGYASLTPYEFLKYLNKGMEPLSSHIRLAESLVLKFGLTVGVANVLIEYVYHLKSGQLPKKYVEVIAIDWRNKQIQTVEQAKNNIENQEKDAQMREKVGYIPTITEHELNRLNKDQVMDSVLSKYESCTPYQFLKNLYGGVEPYGQHVRLAESLVHRFELSIGVANVLIEYVLHANEGKLPTKFTETIAADWRYRGIVSTSQALEIVKESIESRKQRQIEKEQNPYGTKQVMPIPKWFNDINKTPEQYYEDHKEELDEQIDFEKERKRILAKLGNKN; encoded by the coding sequence ATGGTTCATCTGTACAAAGAATTACAACCTGCAGATCATTTTGAAATTAGTCTCCCTCATCATTTATCAACAAATGAACGTCAGCTTTTAACATTATTTTATCAACCTTTAACAGGTCCAGAACCAGTTAGCCTTTATTTAACACTTTGGGCAGAGGGAGAAGATGTTACAAACTCGATCTTTAATCATTATCATTTAATGAATGTACTAGATATGCCTATTGGAAAAGTTTTTGAAGCAAGAATTGCACTTGAAGCAATTGGACTTTTAAGGACATATCGTAAGGATGAGGAAGACGGTCGTTATTTTCTATATGAACTAGAAAGACCGTTAGACGCACAAAGCTTTTTTCAAGACCCATTACTTTCTATGTTTCTATTTAGCAAAATAGGAGAACAAGCGTATCGTAACTTGAGAAAGCGATTTGTTAAACCGAGGAAGCAAGATCTGTTTACAGAAGTGTCTCGCACATTTGTTGATGTGTACAAGCCTGTACATACAAATGTTCCAAAAGATATTATTGAAAACACAAGTGCGGATAAGCAGGATTATCCTTTTTATTATGCTCAATTTGATTTTAATTTATTAATGTCTGGACTATCCGAACAATTAGTACCATCAAGTGCAATCACTTTTGAAGTAAAGGAATCTATCGCTAAGCTTGCTTTTTTATATCACCTATCACCGCTTGATATGCAAAAGGTTGTCATTTTGGCACTAGATGAAAACTTGAAAATTACAGATGAGCGACTGAAACAAGCAGCCCTTGAATACTATCAACTTACGATTTCTAAAGATTTACCAAAAGTTATAAAAACTTTTGAAGAACAGCAATCTGTTCAAGAAAATAAAAATTCGAAAGAACAAGAACTAATTCGTTACTACGAAACGACAAGTCCAATTGAACATTTAAAACATTTGAACAATGGTAAGGAACCGACATCTTATATTAGGGAGCTTGTAGAAAATCTATTTATTAAACATGGAATGAACCCTGGTGTTGTCAATGTACTAATAGATTATGTAATGCTACAAACAGACAAAAAACTACCTAAAAACTTTGTTGAGACGATTGCTGACCATTGGAATAGAAAAAATATCCGTACTGCTCAGGAAGCGATGGAGTTTGCTCGGTTAGAGCATGACAAATATAATAAAAAATCATCTACTTCTTCAGAAGTTATTATTCCAGAGAAAACACCTTACGATTCCTTAAATGTCTACGAGTTTTTAAGATTTTTAAATGATGGGAAAGAACCTTTCGATTATATTGTGAAAATTGCAGAGTCTTTAGTAAAATATCAAGGTATGCCAATGCCAGTTGTAAATGTATTAATGGAGTATGTCATTAAACAAACGGAAGGTAAAGTTAGTAAAAAGTTTGTTGAGACAATTGCTAGTAACTGGGTGGCTTTAAACATTAGTAGTTCAGAAGAGGCAATAACTCAAATACAAAAAACAATTGATGAAAAACAAACAAAAAGAGAGTTAAGATTCAATGCTCGAATTACGAAAGATAATATTCAACAATACATTACTAATTCTGAAGAACTAGATGATGAATATAATTACTACGAACTCACACCGCCATACGAGTTTTTAAAGAATTATTATAATGGTAATGAACCATTTCCAATGACTATTAGAACAGCTGAAGATTTGGTTATTGTTTATGGGTTACCAATTGGTGTAGTCAATGTGTTAACTGAATATGTTCTTACAACGCATAATGGACAATTTCCAAAACGTTTAGTGGATACGATTGCAAGCAGTTGGAGACAATTAGGTATTCAAACTGCTCATGCAGCAATTGATTATGTTCTTCAGCAAAAAGAAGCTAAAGAAATGCACAAGAAGCTTGGATATGTGCCGAAAATTACTTCTAAGTCCATTGTTAAAGTAGAAACAGTACGTCCTGAATGGCAAGGTTATGCGAGCCTTACACCATATGAATTCCTTAAATATTTAAATAAAGGAATGGAGCCACTTTCTTCACATATTCGCTTAGCAGAAAGTTTAGTCTTGAAATTCGGCTTAACTGTTGGGGTAGCAAATGTTTTAATTGAATACGTCTATCATTTAAAATCAGGTCAACTACCGAAAAAATATGTTGAAGTGATTGCGATTGATTGGCGAAATAAACAAATTCAAACAGTTGAACAAGCGAAAAATAATATAGAGAATCAGGAAAAAGATGCTCAAATGCGTGAAAAAGTTGGTTATATCCCTACGATTACTGAGCATGAACTTAACCGATTGAACAAAGATCAAGTGATGGATTCTGTACTTTCAAAATATGAATCGTGTACACCTTACCAATTTTTAAAGAACTTATATGGTGGAGTAGAACCATATGGACAACATGTGCGATTAGCAGAATCGCTCGTTCATCGTTTTGAATTGTCAATTGGTGTAGCAAATGTATTAATAGAATACGTGTTGCATGCAAATGAAGGTAAATTACCAACAAAATTTACTGAAACTATTGCAGCTGATTGGCGTTATAGAGGAATTGTAAGTACTAGTCAGGCACTTGAAATTGTAAAAGAGTCAATTGAGAGTCGTAAACAAAGACAGATAGAAAAAGAACAGAATCCTTATGGTACAAAACAAGTGATGCCTATACCAAAATGGTTCAATGACATCAATAAGACGCCAGAACAGTATTATGAAGATCATAAAGAAGAACTCGATGAACAAATAGATTTTGAGAAAGAACGTAAGCGTATTTTAGCAAAGCTAGGGAATAAGAATTAA
- a CDS encoding Ger(x)C family spore germination protein, producing the protein MTKFPLYMLVGFCLLLLLSGCWDRKEIEERATIVGLAIDLAKSTEKPIPLTHPEGVKIPTSEVGKIKVTAQLAVPGQIPLGPSQGGSGSSSKDKVWVVEAVGNTIDDAIQGLQQQLAHKIFFGQLQVIILSEEIAKKGIDHINDYLKRRPEIRRSAWMAVNEDDAAKAMQVAPKLEQVPAVYLSTMFEEAVKMGKFPENDLGMFWIHTSNKGYDGYLPYITIEEVDNIEISGIAYFSGDKLVGKTKPYQIAYFNGLTEQNPGGAAAVIVLSDKESVMFQSTKRKTDYEVSLQEGKPHFKITVDVWGIIREKNSEKIRLDDGEIIKQIEEKASKLLQVEMEKLIKETQEKKSDIFGFGEYVRGRLSKYWDEEIETTEKWKEIYKDLSVEVQAKVQIERVGMKAS; encoded by the coding sequence GTGACGAAATTCCCCCTATACATGCTAGTAGGGTTTTGTTTACTTCTACTACTTTCGGGGTGTTGGGATAGAAAGGAGATTGAAGAAAGAGCAACAATTGTTGGGTTAGCTATAGATCTCGCCAAATCAACTGAAAAACCTATTCCTTTAACACATCCTGAAGGGGTTAAAATACCAACTAGTGAAGTAGGTAAAATTAAAGTCACTGCCCAATTGGCGGTACCTGGACAAATTCCTTTAGGACCTTCACAAGGAGGTAGCGGAAGTTCTTCAAAAGATAAAGTATGGGTCGTAGAGGCAGTAGGCAATACGATTGATGATGCGATTCAAGGATTGCAACAACAGTTAGCCCATAAAATTTTTTTCGGACAATTACAAGTCATCATTTTATCAGAAGAAATCGCGAAAAAGGGCATTGATCATATAAATGATTATTTGAAAAGAAGACCCGAGATTAGAAGATCAGCTTGGATGGCTGTTAATGAAGATGATGCTGCTAAAGCGATGCAAGTTGCCCCAAAGCTTGAGCAAGTTCCAGCAGTATATTTATCAACAATGTTTGAAGAAGCAGTCAAAATGGGGAAGTTCCCCGAGAATGATTTAGGAATGTTCTGGATACACACTTCTAATAAGGGATACGATGGATATCTGCCTTATATCACGATTGAGGAAGTAGATAATATTGAAATTAGTGGAATCGCTTATTTTAGTGGAGATAAACTCGTAGGTAAGACAAAGCCGTATCAAATTGCTTACTTTAATGGTTTAACCGAACAAAACCCAGGTGGAGCAGCTGCTGTAATTGTCTTATCGGACAAAGAATCGGTGATGTTTCAATCTACAAAACGCAAAACAGATTATGAAGTGAGCTTACAGGAAGGGAAACCTCATTTTAAAATTACAGTTGACGTCTGGGGAATCATTCGCGAAAAAAATTCGGAGAAAATCCGATTAGATGATGGTGAAATTATAAAGCAAATCGAAGAAAAGGCAAGTAAACTACTGCAGGTCGAGATGGAAAAACTAATTAAAGAAACACAAGAAAAAAAATCAGACATTTTTGGATTTGGTGAGTATGTGCGTGGGCGATTATCTAAATATTGGGATGAAGAAATAGAAACCACTGAGAAGTGGAAAGAAATATATAAGGATTTAAGTGTAGAAGTACAAGCGAAAGTACAAATTGAACGAGTTGGCATGAAAGCTTCCTAA